GACTGAAGTTCGTGGAGAGTTGATTGCGTCTTGGCGCTCATAAACGACACGGAGAATAGTCATGTCCCGTTTCTCAAACGATCTCGATGGCCGGTTACCGCTCTACGGAGCACTGGTGTTGCGACTCGGACTCGCGGGAGTCATGATCGCACACGCTCTACTCAAGTTGCTTGTCTTCACGTTACCTGGCACGGCCTCGTTCTTTGAAGCCCACGGGTTCCCGGGCTGGACCGCGTACCCGGTGTTCGGGGCCGAATTGATCGGTGGGGTGCTCCTCGCGATTGGAGTTTGGACCCGACTCGTCGCGGTAGCACTCGTTCCTGTAATGCTGGGGGCACTGGCGGTTCACTGGCCGAACGGGTGGATGTTTGTCGCCCCGCACGGTGGGTGGGAGTACCCCGCGTTCCTGACGTTGGCGCTGGTTGCGCAAGCTCTGCTGGGCGGAGGGGCACTTTCTGTTCGGTTCCCGCGTGCAGCGCTACCGGTCGCCAAATAAGTAACGACCTGAGGTCACAAACCGAAACGCGAATCCGCACGGAACGTGCAGGGACACCCGTAGACTTTCGCGCCCCCGATCGGCACAATCGGGCTATTCTCCTGCCGCGAAAGCGAGCCCGTGATGTCGCTCCCCTCTTACGCGCACGGCGCGTCCCCGGTTCCGCTCCTCGGTGAAACGATCGGCACAAACCTGCGCCGAACCGTCGAGCAGTTCGGCGAGCGCGACGCACTCGTAGTGCGGCACCAGAACTTCCGCGCGACCTACTGCGAATTGTGGGAGCTGGTCGAGCGCGCGGCCCGCGGACTGATCTCCCGCGGGGTGAAGACTGGGGACCGCATGGGGATCTGGGCGCCGAACCGCTTCGAGTGGGTCGTGCTGCAATATGCGACCGCGCGCATCGGCGCGATCCTCGTAAACATCAATCCCGCGTACAAGGCCATCGAACTGGAGTATGCACTTAACAAGAGCGGCGTCGCACTGCTCTGTTTGGCCCGCGGGTTTCGGCAAACGGATTACCTTGCCATTCTGAGTGAGGTCCGCGACCGCTGCCCCGCGCTCCGCGCCGCACTCGTCATCGACAACGACTGGAACGCCCTCCTTGCAGATGCCGATAGTGTCAGTGAGGAGCAGTTCGCAGGGGTCGAAGGCAAGCTCCAGTTCGATGACCCGGTCAACATCCAGTACACGTCCGGAACGACGGGTTTCCCCAAAGGCGCGACGCTGTCGCAC
This region of Gemmata massiliana genomic DNA includes:
- a CDS encoding DoxX family protein, with the translated sequence MSRFSNDLDGRLPLYGALVLRLGLAGVMIAHALLKLLVFTLPGTASFFEAHGFPGWTAYPVFGAELIGGVLLAIGVWTRLVAVALVPVMLGALAVHWPNGWMFVAPHGGWEYPAFLTLALVAQALLGGGALSVRFPRAALPVAK